The following proteins are encoded in a genomic region of Synechococcus sp. ROS8604:
- the ruvC gene encoding crossover junction endodeoxyribonuclease RuvC — translation MRILGIDPGFARVGYGVIDVEPRKGKEEGTQRMVDCGIIRTDPGRSEGERMVEIARDLRQIIRIHQPELASVEKFFFYRSSNTIAVVQARGVLIMTLTRFGLPIVEFPPMQIKQALTGHGHADKDEVLEAVMRELNLNMPPRPDDAADALAVALTGWFQR, via the coding sequence TTGCGGATCCTTGGCATCGATCCAGGCTTTGCTCGCGTCGGCTATGGCGTGATCGACGTGGAGCCACGCAAGGGAAAAGAGGAAGGAACGCAACGAATGGTCGACTGCGGCATCATTCGCACCGATCCAGGCCGCAGCGAGGGGGAGCGCATGGTGGAAATTGCCCGTGACCTCCGCCAAATCATTCGCATCCATCAACCGGAACTGGCCAGCGTGGAAAAGTTTTTTTTCTACCGCTCCAGCAACACCATCGCCGTTGTGCAGGCCCGCGGGGTGCTGATCATGACGCTTACGCGCTTTGGGCTTCCGATCGTGGAATTCCCGCCGATGCAAATCAAGCAAGCACTCACAGGGCATGGCCACGCAGACAAAGACGAAGTTCTGGAGGCCGTGATGCGTGAACTCAATCTCAACATGCCACCACGCCCCGATGATGCGGCCGACGCCCTAGCCGTGGCACTCACCGGATGGTTTCAACGTTGA
- the bchI gene encoding magnesium chelatase ATPase subunit I: protein MSSPRKRRVFPFTAVIGQEEMKLALLLNVIDPRIGGVMIMGDRGTGKSTTIRALADLLPGIEVVAGDPYNSSPSDPDLQSSDVRQRLEHGEALGTEQRQVPMVDLPLGATEDRLCGTIDIEKALSEGVRAFEPGLLAKANRGLLYVDEVNLLDDHLVDVLLDSAASGWNTVEREGVSVRHPARFVLIGSGNPEEGELRPQLLDRFGMSVEVRTVRDPQLRVQVVDQRTAFDSDPDAFSMSVTAGQEALQTRVVEAQQRLEHVSIDDDLRLSISSVCGELDVDGLRGDIVTNRAARALAAFEGRTEVSEDDVARVVSCCLRHRLRKDPLEQIDSGDRVVKVFCKVFERSESSDRSEFELALAS from the coding sequence GTGAGTTCACCGCGCAAGCGCAGAGTCTTTCCCTTCACAGCCGTGATCGGCCAGGAAGAGATGAAGTTGGCGCTGCTGCTCAACGTGATCGACCCGCGCATAGGCGGCGTGATGATCATGGGAGACCGCGGCACGGGCAAATCCACCACCATCCGTGCCCTTGCAGACCTGCTGCCCGGCATTGAAGTGGTTGCTGGTGACCCCTACAACAGCTCACCGAGTGATCCTGACCTGCAAAGCAGTGACGTCAGGCAGCGCTTGGAACACGGCGAAGCCCTCGGCACGGAGCAACGCCAGGTGCCGATGGTGGACCTTCCCCTGGGCGCGACAGAAGATCGCCTTTGCGGCACGATCGACATCGAGAAAGCCCTGAGCGAAGGCGTTCGCGCTTTTGAGCCTGGGTTGCTCGCCAAAGCCAACCGCGGTCTTCTCTACGTCGACGAAGTCAACCTGCTCGACGATCACCTGGTGGATGTTCTGCTCGACTCCGCTGCCTCTGGCTGGAACACCGTGGAACGAGAGGGTGTCTCCGTGCGTCACCCTGCGCGCTTCGTGTTGATTGGATCGGGTAACCCAGAAGAAGGGGAGCTGCGCCCCCAGCTGCTCGATCGCTTTGGAATGAGTGTGGAGGTGCGCACCGTTCGCGATCCTCAATTAAGGGTGCAAGTGGTGGACCAGCGCACGGCCTTCGACAGCGACCCCGACGCCTTCAGCATGAGCGTGACGGCGGGCCAAGAGGCCTTACAAACTAGGGTGGTGGAAGCGCAGCAACGCCTTGAGCACGTGAGTATTGACGATGATTTGCGCCTGAGCATTTCATCGGTCTGCGGAGAATTGGACGTGGATGGATTGCGTGGCGACATCGTGACCAACCGAGCAGCCCGCGCCTTAGCGGCCTTTGAGGGGCGCACGGAGGTCAGCGAAGACGATGTTGCCCGTGTGGTGTCCTGCTGCCTCCGCCATCGACTGCGCAAAGATCCTTTGGAGCAAATTGACTCCGGCGATCGGGTCGTCAAGGTGTTCTGCAAGGTGTTTGAACGCAGTGAATCGAGCGATCGCTCCGAGTTCGAACTGGCCTTGGCCAGCTGA
- a CDS encoding DUF3370 domain-containing protein, with protein MRHSSLLALAAFCLITIPGLPSRAESQAEGPFLREQQLRPLPGQLDELLFVNDNNPELITGEGILLSTFPTNQGLNVALDGRFDLFSHHVYAGKPEELASTLWLAVLAQPLGTEPVTIDVISGSTSLSQGTKPGQTAAPFLPLPSLMAETTTPIASGPGSRVAGDLLRGDQAPELPKQIQIAPGHASSLLVLPIPVAGLDPLLNGRNLQLRLKSSAPVYLATVAAYSQNDSPPSGERWRALLSAGTRSPKEHQPTPRGSKGRMIYSRVSGVQIGSTWTGTLSDPGSNTLNINEAPISWPISSLERGDLGTAQVQTAELKRFDKGTAWAAHGNYGVEYDLRLPLHNPDRSRRTVAIALESPDKRGSSKGQLQFQSGNSGPVMFRGPIEVTGLDGANGRAMGRRRFHLVLRRGQEGPKLGMVSLAPGESRKLRVRLVYPADATPPQVLTVQPVKQSHSSTDVHP; from the coding sequence ATGCGTCATTCCTCGCTGCTGGCCCTCGCGGCCTTCTGCCTCATCACCATCCCTGGCCTGCCATCCCGTGCGGAAAGCCAGGCGGAAGGTCCGTTCCTACGCGAGCAGCAGCTGCGTCCACTTCCCGGCCAATTGGATGAGCTGCTGTTTGTCAATGACAACAACCCCGAACTGATCACCGGTGAGGGGATATTGCTGTCCACCTTCCCAACCAACCAAGGTCTGAATGTTGCCTTGGACGGACGGTTTGATCTGTTCAGCCACCACGTTTACGCCGGTAAACCAGAAGAACTGGCTTCCACCCTCTGGCTGGCCGTGCTTGCACAGCCGCTAGGAACCGAACCCGTCACGATCGACGTGATCAGCGGCAGCACCTCGCTCTCCCAGGGGACCAAGCCAGGGCAAACAGCAGCTCCCTTCCTGCCTCTGCCCTCCCTGATGGCGGAAACCACCACTCCCATCGCCTCTGGTCCAGGCAGCCGTGTGGCGGGAGACCTGCTCCGAGGCGATCAGGCGCCTGAACTTCCTAAGCAAATCCAGATTGCCCCCGGACACGCCAGTTCCTTGCTGGTTCTTCCCATTCCCGTGGCAGGACTCGACCCATTGCTGAATGGCCGCAACCTGCAGCTCCGGCTCAAGAGCTCTGCGCCGGTGTATCTCGCCACCGTGGCGGCCTATAGCCAAAACGACTCGCCACCGAGTGGTGAACGCTGGAGAGCCCTGCTCAGCGCAGGAACCCGTAGCCCGAAGGAGCATCAGCCCACGCCACGAGGCAGCAAGGGGCGCATGATCTACTCGAGGGTGAGCGGTGTTCAGATCGGCAGCACCTGGACCGGCACCTTGAGTGATCCAGGCTCGAACACCCTCAACATCAATGAAGCACCGATCTCTTGGCCGATCAGCAGCCTGGAGAGGGGTGACCTCGGCACCGCTCAAGTGCAAACGGCTGAACTCAAAAGATTTGACAAAGGAACGGCCTGGGCCGCCCACGGCAATTACGGCGTGGAATACGACCTCCGCCTTCCGTTGCACAACCCAGATCGCAGCAGACGAACCGTGGCGATCGCCCTGGAATCTCCCGACAAACGAGGCAGCAGCAAGGGCCAATTGCAGTTCCAATCAGGCAACAGTGGGCCCGTGATGTTTCGCGGCCCCATTGAGGTGACGGGCCTGGATGGGGCCAACGGCAGGGCGATGGGGCGACGACGCTTTCACCTCGTGTTGCGACGGGGACAAGAAGGGCCCAAGCTGGGGATGGTGTCGTTAGCGCCAGGAGAAAGCCGCAAGCTGCGCGTGCGTCTGGTCTATCCGGCAGACGCCACACCACCGCAGGTGCTCACCGTGCAGCCTGTGAAACAATCCCATTCATCAACCGACGTTCACCCGTGA
- a CDS encoding serine hydrolase, which produces MASSRSSQKPPGWGRPLRLLLRLVLMGVGLGVITGSALKLAGTAIERGDLTLPGWLTPKVTSAKQERADPEAAAINPPSSTDTLGRFETQQELTALSKRWKALAAQDPDLQVSAFMLALDDGRYAQLNPDTALPAASAIKTPILLVALEEIDAGRLSWNEPLTLSKTVVGGGSGWMASKPLGTRFPTHEVATEMIRVSDNTATNLLIERVGGQVDLNARFNSLGLSATKVNNWLPDLKGTNTTSARDLARAIALVDTGEALSIRGRDLFREVMGTSVTNRLLPGGLLKGLGGSQGKPDDSLMIKGYRVFNKTGDIGIAYADAGLIELPDGRRAVAAFVVKGPFNDPRSTELIRNMAAAMAPVLKPKPAPPRQR; this is translated from the coding sequence TTGGCCTCCAGTCGTTCCAGTCAAAAGCCCCCTGGTTGGGGACGTCCCCTGAGGTTGCTGCTGCGCCTGGTGCTGATGGGTGTGGGCCTGGGCGTGATCACGGGGTCTGCCCTGAAGCTTGCAGGGACCGCAATCGAACGCGGAGATCTCACCCTTCCCGGCTGGCTCACACCAAAGGTCACATCAGCCAAACAAGAGCGAGCGGATCCAGAGGCCGCTGCGATCAACCCACCGAGCAGCACCGACACGCTTGGGCGCTTCGAGACCCAACAGGAGCTCACGGCCTTGAGCAAACGCTGGAAAGCGCTTGCCGCCCAGGATCCTGACCTCCAGGTGAGTGCCTTCATGTTGGCGCTTGACGATGGCCGCTACGCCCAGCTCAATCCAGACACGGCATTACCGGCGGCGAGCGCCATCAAAACACCGATCTTGCTGGTCGCCCTTGAGGAAATCGATGCTGGAAGGCTGAGCTGGAATGAACCGCTCACCCTCAGCAAAACGGTGGTGGGGGGCGGCTCCGGCTGGATGGCCAGCAAGCCTCTCGGGACGCGCTTCCCAACCCATGAAGTCGCCACAGAGATGATTCGGGTCAGCGACAACACCGCGACGAATCTTCTGATTGAACGGGTGGGGGGTCAAGTGGATCTCAACGCCCGCTTCAACAGCCTGGGGCTCAGCGCCACCAAGGTGAACAACTGGCTTCCCGACCTTAAGGGCACCAACACCACCAGCGCCCGTGATCTGGCCAGGGCGATCGCCCTCGTGGACACCGGAGAAGCGCTCTCGATTCGAGGCCGCGATTTATTCCGAGAGGTGATGGGCACCTCCGTCACCAACCGTTTACTCCCCGGTGGACTCCTGAAGGGCCTGGGTGGATCCCAGGGCAAACCCGATGACAGCCTGATGATCAAGGGCTATCGCGTGTTCAACAAAACCGGTGACATCGGCATCGCTTACGCCGATGCCGGGCTGATCGAACTCCCCGATGGTCGCCGTGCCGTTGCGGCCTTTGTCGTGAAAGGTCCCTTCAATGATCCCCGCTCCACGGAGTTGATCCGCAACATGGCTGCCGCCATGGCACCGGTGCTCAAACCCAAGCCAGCGCCTCCACGTCAACGCTGA
- a CDS encoding RNA methyltransferase: MTLAVVLVEPAGPLNVGSVARLCANYNIEDLRLVAPRCDPNDPEAVRMAVHGDAVLQQAAIFPSLLEAVADCQQVVASCGRIDHGEIPLQSPEEIAPWIQTGRRKGLRSALVFGREDRGLSNEELLISHRVLTLHTGDVYPSLNLSHAVAVVLHELERERRLQIQPDAPVSEIPASAPELDGCLRDAEDLLLEVGFLLEHTARARMAKVKGLVQRAMIRSDEVALLRGMVRQLRWAARRNRP; the protein is encoded by the coding sequence TTGACCTTGGCCGTGGTGCTGGTCGAGCCAGCCGGACCCCTCAACGTCGGCAGCGTGGCCCGATTGTGTGCCAACTACAACATTGAGGATCTCAGGCTCGTCGCACCCCGCTGCGACCCAAACGATCCCGAGGCTGTGCGCATGGCCGTCCATGGCGATGCCGTGCTCCAACAGGCCGCCATTTTCCCTTCGCTGCTCGAGGCTGTCGCCGATTGTCAACAGGTGGTGGCCAGTTGCGGGCGCATCGATCACGGCGAGATCCCCCTGCAATCACCCGAAGAGATCGCGCCTTGGATTCAAACGGGCAGACGCAAAGGCCTGCGTTCGGCCCTTGTGTTTGGAAGGGAAGATCGCGGTCTCTCCAATGAAGAACTCCTGATCAGCCATCGGGTTTTGACGTTGCACACCGGAGACGTTTACCCGTCTCTCAACCTCTCCCATGCCGTGGCTGTGGTGCTGCATGAGCTAGAGCGAGAACGGCGTTTGCAGATCCAACCCGATGCGCCAGTGAGTGAGATCCCGGCCAGTGCTCCAGAGCTGGATGGCTGCCTGCGCGATGCGGAAGACCTTCTGCTCGAGGTGGGCTTCTTGCTGGAGCACACAGCAAGGGCACGGATGGCCAAGGTGAAAGGACTCGTGCAGCGGGCCATGATCCGCAGCGATGAAGTGGCTCTCTTGCGCGGCATGGTGCGTCAATTGCGTTGGGCAGCGAGGCGCAACCGCCCGTAA
- a CDS encoding cytochrome c, producing the protein MVSSVTAPSSTAAAIPERSRGLIAALVVFAAMACAVLLVWMLSNTRQDPYTKATLALEGSVQHGGQMFRINCAGCHGIAGQGLVGPSLKGVSERRKDMQIIHQVVSGETPPMPRFEIEPQNMADLLAYLKTLS; encoded by the coding sequence ATGGTCTCTTCTGTGACGGCACCGTCATCAACTGCTGCAGCAATTCCTGAGCGGAGTCGAGGGCTGATCGCGGCTCTTGTTGTTTTCGCGGCCATGGCCTGCGCTGTCTTGTTGGTGTGGATGCTGAGCAACACACGTCAAGATCCGTACACCAAAGCAACGCTTGCCCTTGAGGGATCAGTGCAGCACGGTGGTCAGATGTTCCGGATTAATTGTGCGGGCTGCCATGGCATCGCAGGCCAGGGCCTTGTTGGGCCGAGCCTGAAAGGAGTGAGCGAACGGCGCAAGGACATGCAGATCATTCATCAAGTGGTGAGCGGTGAAACACCGCCGATGCCTCGCTTTGAAATCGAACCTCAGAACATGGCTGATCTGCTCGCCTATCTCAAAACATTGTCTTGA
- the petG gene encoding cytochrome b6-f complex subunit V produces MIEPLLCGIVLGLIPITLMGLFVAAWNQYRRGSALGG; encoded by the coding sequence ATGATCGAACCCCTTCTTTGCGGCATTGTTTTGGGTTTGATTCCGATCACCCTGATGGGGTTGTTTGTTGCCGCTTGGAATCAGTACCGCCGGGGTAGTGCTCTGGGGGGCTGA
- the hisH gene encoding imidazole glycerol phosphate synthase subunit HisH encodes MSRSVQTIGLIDYGMGNLFSVQTCFKRLGSSLKAVQHPGDLEGCQALILPGVGAFDPAMDRLEATGLIPELLAWNNADRPLLGICLGLQLLFESSEEGKCQGLGLLPGRVKQLPNNQGERIPHMGWGKLQIDRSSPLLPDPSSAEWMYFVHSFAAEPQETRDRAASVAFGSGLATAVVWRNRLGACQFHPEKSAVTGQRLLSRWLEWLRQGAPLMP; translated from the coding sequence ATGTCTCGTTCAGTTCAGACCATTGGACTGATCGATTACGGCATGGGCAATCTTTTTTCTGTTCAAACTTGCTTTAAGCGCTTGGGGAGCTCCCTCAAGGCTGTGCAACATCCTGGAGATTTAGAAGGCTGTCAGGCCCTCATTCTTCCGGGCGTCGGAGCGTTTGATCCGGCCATGGATCGCTTGGAAGCCACTGGACTGATCCCTGAACTGCTCGCCTGGAACAACGCAGATCGTCCACTCCTAGGGATTTGCCTGGGTTTACAGCTGTTGTTTGAGTCCAGCGAAGAAGGCAAATGCCAAGGGCTGGGCTTGCTCCCTGGACGGGTGAAGCAGCTCCCGAACAACCAGGGAGAACGCATCCCTCACATGGGCTGGGGCAAGCTGCAGATTGATCGTTCTTCCCCCCTGCTGCCGGATCCTTCCAGCGCTGAATGGATGTATTTCGTTCATTCGTTCGCCGCTGAGCCCCAGGAGACGCGGGATCGTGCTGCAAGCGTGGCCTTCGGCTCAGGGCTTGCCACCGCCGTGGTTTGGCGGAATCGGCTGGGTGCCTGCCAATTTCACCCCGAGAAATCGGCCGTGACGGGCCAGCGTTTGCTGTCGCGATGGCTGGAATGGCTGCGACAGGGCGCTCCCTTGATGCCGTGA
- the trxA gene encoding thioredoxin — protein sequence MSSATAVTDASFEQDVLQSDVPVLVDFWAPWCGPCRMVAPIVDEISKEFEGKIKVFKLNTDENPNVASQYGIRSIPTLMVFKGGQKVDTVVGAVPKATLSGTISKHL from the coding sequence ATGTCCAGCGCTACCGCTGTAACCGACGCATCCTTCGAACAGGATGTCCTTCAAAGTGACGTTCCTGTCTTAGTTGACTTCTGGGCTCCCTGGTGTGGCCCCTGCCGCATGGTGGCTCCCATTGTTGACGAGATTTCCAAGGAATTCGAAGGCAAAATCAAAGTCTTTAAGCTCAACACCGACGAAAATCCAAACGTCGCCAGCCAGTACGGGATTCGCAGCATCCCCACGTTGATGGTGTTCAAGGGTGGGCAGAAAGTTGACACCGTCGTGGGCGCAGTTCCTAAGGCCACGCTCTCCGGCACGATTTCGAAGCATCTCTGA
- a CDS encoding GuaB3 family IMP dehydrogenase-related protein, which translates to MDIQLGRSKVVRRAYGIDEIALVPGGRTVDPEVTNTSWSLGGIEREIPIIASAMDGVVDVGMAVRLSQLGALGVLNLEGIQTRYEDPTEALDRITSVGKDEFVPLMQEIYSKPVQESLIRKRIEAIKAQGGIAAVSGTPVAALRFGKAIAEAGADLFFVQATVVSTDHIGPEGQDTLNLETLCRDMGVPVVIGNCVTYEVALQLMRAGAAGVMVGIGPGAACTSRGVLGVGIPQATAVADCAAARADYEKESGRYVPIVADGGIVTGGDICKCIACGADAVMIGSPIARSEEAPGRGFHWGMATPSPVLPRGTRINVGSTGSLERILRGPAKLDDGTHNLLGCLKTSMGTLGARTIEEMQQVEVVVAPSLLTEGKVYQKAQQLGMGK; encoded by the coding sequence GTGGACATTCAGCTCGGACGCTCCAAAGTTGTTCGCCGGGCCTATGGCATCGATGAGATCGCCCTGGTGCCTGGGGGTCGCACGGTTGATCCGGAGGTCACCAACACCAGCTGGTCCCTAGGCGGAATCGAACGTGAAATCCCGATCATTGCCAGCGCCATGGACGGAGTGGTGGACGTGGGAATGGCGGTTCGGCTTTCTCAGCTCGGCGCTCTTGGCGTCTTGAATCTGGAAGGCATTCAGACCCGTTACGAAGACCCCACCGAAGCTCTGGATCGCATCACATCCGTCGGCAAGGACGAGTTTGTGCCGTTGATGCAGGAGATCTACAGCAAACCGGTTCAGGAAAGCCTGATTCGCAAGCGCATTGAAGCGATCAAAGCCCAGGGCGGAATTGCTGCTGTGAGCGGCACCCCAGTGGCAGCATTGCGCTTTGGCAAGGCGATCGCAGAGGCGGGCGCTGATCTTTTTTTTGTGCAAGCCACCGTGGTCTCCACCGACCACATCGGCCCTGAAGGCCAAGACACCCTCAATTTGGAAACGCTTTGCCGCGACATGGGTGTGCCCGTGGTGATCGGCAACTGCGTCACCTATGAGGTTGCTCTGCAACTGATGCGCGCCGGTGCTGCTGGTGTGATGGTGGGGATTGGTCCTGGTGCAGCCTGCACCTCCCGTGGCGTCCTCGGCGTTGGCATTCCCCAGGCCACCGCTGTTGCCGATTGCGCCGCCGCTCGCGCTGACTACGAAAAAGAAAGTGGACGCTACGTCCCAATCGTGGCGGATGGAGGCATCGTCACCGGTGGAGATATCTGTAAATGCATCGCCTGTGGTGCCGATGCCGTGATGATCGGATCCCCGATTGCCCGCTCAGAAGAAGCACCAGGGCGGGGATTCCACTGGGGGATGGCCACACCAAGCCCGGTACTACCGCGAGGCACACGAATCAATGTTGGCAGCACGGGCAGTCTCGAACGCATCCTGAGAGGTCCAGCAAAACTGGACGATGGCACCCACAACTTGCTCGGTTGCCTGAAGACTTCGATGGGAACCCTCGGAGCACGCACCATCGAGGAGATGCAGCAGGTTGAAGTGGTGGTAGCTCCATCCCTGCTCACAGAAGGCAAGGTTTATCAGAAAGCCCAGCAACTAGGGATGGGCAAATAA
- a CDS encoding CAAD domain-containing protein — protein METDPITPASSDSSPSMEIKSTEPIESGSPAAVPETTLPETSLPETADPAAAESTASVPAAPQAPDPVIAKEPEIAQEIADPSKPTPPPSEAIAERIQVAASSDNDDPSSSGGEWDLLSSKVRQWWEDNNLVDLWQRSRRPLFLIVGLIGLTLLIRIYSGILAAIGSIPLAPRLFELVGLGWVIWFSATRLIRSEERKALLANVSGIWATFTGSISP, from the coding sequence ATGGAAACTGATCCGATCACTCCGGCGTCCTCCGACTCCAGTCCCTCGATGGAGATTAAAAGCACCGAGCCGATCGAATCAGGATCACCAGCAGCCGTTCCAGAAACAACTCTTCCAGAAACAAGCCTTCCAGAAACAGCCGACCCTGCAGCTGCTGAATCAACAGCCTCTGTTCCAGCTGCACCGCAGGCACCCGATCCGGTGATTGCCAAGGAGCCCGAGATCGCTCAAGAAATTGCTGATCCATCCAAGCCAACGCCTCCACCCTCCGAAGCGATCGCTGAGCGCATCCAGGTGGCAGCCTCATCCGATAACGACGACCCATCCAGCAGCGGAGGGGAGTGGGATCTGCTCAGCTCCAAAGTGCGTCAGTGGTGGGAGGACAACAACCTTGTTGACCTGTGGCAACGCTCCCGCAGGCCCCTGTTTCTGATTGTTGGCCTGATTGGCTTGACCCTGCTGATCAGGATCTACAGCGGAATCCTGGCGGCCATCGGCAGCATCCCTCTCGCTCCCAGATTGTTTGAGTTGGTGGGTCTTGGCTGGGTGATCTGGTTCTCTGCCACAAGGCTGATTCGCAGTGAAGAACGAAAGGCTCTCCTTGCAAACGTGAGCGGCATTTGGGCCACCTTCACGGGCTCTATTAGCCCCTGA